atatatatatatatgtatatatatatatatatatacacacccatattatatatatatatatatttatatatatatataatatgtgtgggtctatatctatatatatacatatatatatatatatatacatatatatatatgtatatatgtatgtatatatatatatatatatatatatatgtatatgtatatagacacacacacacacacacacacacacacacacacacacacacacatatatatatatatatatatatatatatgtatatatatatgtatatgtatatatatataaatttacatgtgtatatatgtatatgtatatgtatatacatatatttataaatgtatacatatatatatacatatatacatatatatatacacatatatatatatatatatatatatatatatatatatatatatatagatgtatatatatacatatagatgtatatatatacacatatagatatatatatatacttatatagatatatagatatatatatatatatacatatatatatgtatatatatatacatatatatacatatctatatacatatataaatatacatatatatatatatatatacatatatatatatgtatatatatatatatatatatatatatatatatatatatgtatatatatatacatatatatatatatatatatatagacatatatatatacatatatatacatatatatatatatatatatatatatatatatatatatgtatatatatatatatatatttatttatttatttatttatatatatatatatttatatatatacatatatatatatatatatatatatatatatatatatatacatacatatatatacatatacatatatacatatacatatatatatatatatagatagatagatagatatttatttatttatatatatatatatatatatatacatatatatatatatatatatatttatatatatatacgtatatatatatacacacacacacacacgcacacatatatatatatatatatatatatatatatatatatatatatatatatatatatatatataatatatatatatatatatataatatatatatatatatatatatattcataaatttgtcAAACTAAAAGaacatcatttattttatttagtaatcgtacacactaaaaaaaaatgtaaaatttaAATTGAAGCATCATGACAGCCTTCCACTAGTTGTAGcaatattttattctttctttctttcctccttttctttttcttttcttctttcttttcttttttcttttcttttctttctttctttccttctttcttatttcttcttcctctcttctcttctcttctcttctcagtaAAGTAACTTATCTTATAAGTTTAGCAGTTGAAGTACATTTGAAAACCTTTTGAAAACCACCCAGATATACCAACCATGACTTACAGCCAGACGTGATCCTTGGTGGTGGAACCCAGTCTTtataaatgaagagaaattataaatctagaaataatgaatatgatgtacATTGGGAGTGAATAAAAGCTTTTATCAGATAATGTGAAAGGCAAGATATTGCAGTTTTCTTGTGGCTTAGTACAATATGTCATAGATTCATTATGGGCTTAAATGAcctcattgtctctttctttctttctctccctctttctatttctaagaATATTTTCGGATAACAGTGGAGAAGAAGTGGTTTATTTATAAAATGCTTACTTACCAAAGAATCCATATCAAGGGCTACCAGATCTTAGATTTTTAGCAGTTTCCTTTATTACAATTACTGGCATTATTATAAACCTATTGAAGCCTTGTGGCTCaacattaggcttacttgagtaaTGGCTTACTGAAGTGTGTGACATGTAGTCCTGGCCGAGCCAAATTAACCATGATATCAAGTTCTCAACTCAAATACCTGAATCCAATGGATAAATAACAGTGATCAAAtgtcaatgatagtgatagttgtgatgattttaataatgatagtagtaataacaataacattaaaccaCTAATGAcgagtgtcccacatatgagacacccgaaaaaataaacattgccgggcatcccgccagtgtgacactgtatcgGGGCTCATGCCAGccccgcccgccgattttgtagccgcctggaatcttttattttcggcttcaaaatatactgctGCTAATGggttaataacaacaattgcaaaagtttttttaaaaatcaagtaTTCATGAAGTGGGGTAATCACTTGAGGAGAGTAAGCCTACTAATTGGCTACTTTTTGACTAAGTGATTATAGAACCATTTATGTGTTAACAAGCTTCATATTCAGAACTACAGTGCCCAGTGCATGTGCCCAGTACCAACTAGTTAACCCACTGGATCTGGATGTTTCACTGCCATCACATGTCCCAAAATCAttcattaggcttacttgagtggctGCTGTAACGGGCGTGGGGCTAGTAGGCTGAGCACATAGAAACACTCgtgtgcagtgacaagactccatgcctccccattaaaaaaaaaaattctgcatAAGTATTATTagctttttttgctgtttttcattgcctatatttgtcatttgatttgctttatccagaccTTAATAGGCTGTTTTCGTTGCATAGACTCCATATCTTTCTAGGTAATCTATAACTCAGtgcaataagaagaaaaataagtaactcttttttgtgtcattttttcataacattaaattttctgtaatactCCCAGCACCGCTGGTCATGGAAGTCAAGAATAGTATCCTGACAATGGAATTAGCTTCCTCCCTGTAGCTAGCActtttccagtcatggctcatggacAGTATATTCCACACTGGTTTATCAgtggaaaaaatgcaaaaattccttcctaaatgcccactgagtctAATCACCTCTAAGAGCTTTGTGTACTCACAGCCTTTAAAATTTTCATGACGGCAAGTTCGTGTCAACCTGGCCCTTGGCCTAATGTTCCCATAagagcatgttcatgtcacctgcccctcaagccaaattttttcatgacttGATGATCAGGTCATCCAGATTGTAGTGGTTACAGGACAATACCATGGAGTAAGTTCTACATTCTGTATTCTGAACTAGCAGAACAGTATTGTAAAGCACTTTGATATTATTTTAAATTGCACATGGCAAGCATGGATGAAAGGTATGGTTTGGTGATACACTATTAAATGTATTATATCAGTGGTGATGGAATTGCAGCCTACCTCTGTGTTGGGTTGCACCATAGACAATTTTCCAGCACACTCTTGAGGGGCTGTAGCTCCTAAACTGCAGTTCCAAGAGCCAAATAGGTGAACTGTATAGGGCACACAACCAGGATCTGGCATACTGCACATAAAGCGCATACTTGCCAATCAGCATTCAGCTTCAACTCATTATGTCTAGAATAGTTGCACAGTTATTAATAggttcatttgtttctttttcttcctttgtagGTTTTAAAGCTGTTGACAGATGGAGGGGCCAAACAAGATGCACACATCACAGATTTCATGACCCATCTTGTCACAGGAGAAGATCccaatgaaaatgatgttggCGTTGTAAAAGATATATACGAGAAACCTGTTGTTACGCAGCGATGGGTCATACTTTCAGTCAAGTGTGGGAAGCAACTGCCGTATcctttatttatgttgttattatatatttctacatatgtgCATGAGCCAAAGGAGGATTTTCTTTTGCTTAAATGTTATGTTGATGGCTCTGTTTCTCTCGTCCAATCTGTTCCTTTCATTtttactccctcctccattcactgCTTGTCATTTATTGTGCAAAATATAGTTTTACAGGTTTTTCCTTAACATTTATACAGGGTAGAAGGTTTCAACCCTGAAAACAATCAAGTGTTTTCTGGTGTGGTTGCTAGTATATCAAAACTAGGGAAAGAAGATGCTCTAGCCATTTGGGCTATGATAACATTTTCAGGAGGACAGTTGAAACTTCACCTCGACAATTCATGCACCCATCTTATTATTGGAAAACCAGAAGGGGTAAGTAGTTGTACTCTAAATTTTACCtttttctatgtatacatgtggaacatgaaatatgaaattgttgtagttatcattattgttataatcattattgttgttttatgtctAGGCAAAGTATACAACAGCACTTGAATATGAAGATAATCTCAGCATTGTGACTCCTGACTGGATCACTGAGTCCATAGCAGAAGGGGAAAGATTAGATGAGACAGAGTACCATCCAAGGCTGCTAAGACTGCCCAAGTCAGATTTAAGGCACACACCTGAGCCAAGTACagtgagagagcgaaaaaagaaggATACGTCTCATCACCAGAAGAATGAGgagttgaagaagaaagaagaaccaaagaaaaaggaGGTTGAAAAGAAGTCACTCTTTGATACTTTGCAAtttagtgatgatgaggaagagagtaGCAAAGGCAACTCTTTACTAGATCAACTGAAGACTCCCCAGTCTTGGAAACAGCCAAGTACCaagccaacaataacaacaagagctTCAGCTAGTACTACTTTTGGCTCTCCAATAGCTCATGATAAGCCTAGAGCTCCTTTGACAGCACCAATCTCCATAACAAATCCACCGCAGACAGTAACAACTCGATCTGTCAccccccagcccagcccagcaccCAGGGCCATTGCTCAGACCACGGCTGCAGGTTTGCGACAAGTTGCAACTCCACCAACTACAGAACTGACTGACCCATCAGAATCTGATGCAAGTCCATCAAGACCAATTTCAGCACAAGGGCTACGTGCTGGACTTCAACAGACTGCAGCATCTTCAGGTCCTTCCTCAAGCATGGGACCAGCACAGACTACCAATGCACGTTCCTCTGCACAGTTAGAGGCACCATCTCCTGCAAACACAACCTCTATGGCTCAGCCAACCCAAGGTTTGTCATTGTTATCTACACCTAATGCTACTTTGATTTGCTGATTAATAATGTCTAGATTGCTGGTCATATACATGTGTTGAAAATATGGATGTTCTCTTTGTAAcagttatttttctcctctttttatttctgattCTTGAGTGtcgttttacatatataaatttgtgtagaATCTTTTGCAGGACATTGTACTTGCTCACATGGATTACATAATTGTAatttatttcccttttgtttCTCAGGCAATGTAGCTCGTGCAACTCCTCCAATACCTTCACGAGTAACCCCACCAAACACATCTCGTGCTACTCCTCCTAACACTGCTCGTGCCACACCACCTAACAATGCTCTTCGAGTTACACCACCTAATGCCTCTCGTACAACCCCACCCAGTACCTCAAGAGCTACTCCACCAAATACTTCTAGAGAAACTCCTCCAGCACGAActaccccaacaccccccatGTCTTCTCGTGCAACTCCCCCTTCCACAACTCACACACCATCACCAATCACCTCTCGTGCAACACCACCAACCACAGCCAGAGCAACTCCTCCTGTGATTTCAAGAGGGAATCCTCCTGTGGTTGGTCCTGCTGGGCCCAGAGTTCCTGCAATGCCGCTAACAGTGACTAACCCAGGTGTTCGAGCTCCAGGAGCAGTGTCACAAGTGGCTCCAGGAGAAATCCCAATACCCAACATGCCACAACAGGTTCATACAGTAAGTACAAGCACCTGTATTATGTTGTATATTGACATTGGTATTGGAGTATCATTGAGAATAGGTATATTTTTACATCACTTTAACTGAAATACTCTCATCCAGGTTGCAATCCCAGGGGCAGTTGTTAGACTTCCACAGGGTGTTACCCCACGAAAGTTACAGATGATGACTCCAACAGAACGGCACTCCTTTTtgcaaaacctccatcaaaaacaATTACAGGAACAGCAATCCAGGGGAAAACCTCGTGCTGGAAAGCCTCCTGGTCCACAGGTAAGCTTTAATCTTACAGTTTAGTTATTCATATGACAAAGTGAAAGTTGTGAGGAATGTGGGCCAATTTATGTTACAAAGACAAAATTTCTATTACAGTATAAACAGGGTGTAAGATATGCAGCAGCTGGTATCCATACACCAGGTACCCCAGCAACACCTGGCACACAAGTTTCCTCGTGGCCTGGCACAGGTCAGGGAACACCAGTTGTAAGACCAGCAATGGCTGGCAGTGGCCCAGGAACTATAGCTGTTTCTTATCAATCTGGGCAAGTGCAAGGGCAGACTCCTGGAGCTCCCCAAGTTGTTACAGCAGTTACTCCAGGTGAAGGTGTGCGACCAGGATGGCCTGGACCAGGACAACAGCAACAGTACCCAGGAGGTCAGCCTCAACCAGGTACAAGGGTTGTTGTGGGTCAAACAAGctggcaacagcagcagcaacagtcaGGTATTCGTGCTCAGGCTCCAGCTACTCCAGGACAACAGCCAACCTCTCAAACATTGTTACCACAACATGTACAACAATTACAGCTGCAGATTCAGCAGTTGTGCCAGCAGTTCCCTCATCTTACACAGCAAGATGCTTCACAGTTGATCCCTCGTATTCCAGCTCATTACCGCCAGATACAGCAGTTAGATAATGCTCAGCGAAGTGAGTATTTAGCACAGCTAGAACCCAAAGAGAAGCAAGTTGTTACTTACTTCTTTCtaaggaagcagcagcagcagttattCCACCGTCATCAaatactacagcaacaacaacagcagcagcaacagcagcagcagcagcaacagcaacaacagcagcagcagcagcagcaacaacaacagaaagtagGTACTCCTCAGCAGTCTCCTCATAACTggcaacaacaaccacagcagcCAGGGCAGCAGCCTGCCCCACAAGCAGCAGTTCAGAGTGGTCAATATCCACCTATGTCACCCCATGGAAGGCCAATACCAGGCCGTCCAATGCCTCAAGGTTATCCAGGATGTCAGCCTGGTGGTGTAGTATCACCAGGTCAAGGATCTCCTCATATGGTAGCTGGAGGTCAGCTGACTCCACAACAACAACTTACACCACATGTTTCACCATTGGCATCTCCTCATGGACATTCACCCATTCATAGGGGAGATGGAACTCTTATGGGTCATCCAGGAGCTATTCAGGGATCCCCTGTGCCTCAGAACCTTGTTAATCAACAGAACTTGGTTAATCCAAAGACTAAGACTGCTTTGGCTATTCATCTAACAAACAGAGGAGTGATATCACAAGGCCCACAGGGGCCCATTGAGGTTCCACCACATGTAGTACAGAAGCCTGGCTTACCACAAGAAGCTGTTCAAGGTAATAATCtttatttaatgtatgtataccCAGTGGCAGATTTGGGTAGATGTAGACACATCCACTTCCCCTCCCATAACATttataatatcaccattattattgttatttgcttgTTATGCCCACCATTAACAGTCATCCCAATACATCTGCCATTGTGTACACCTATGATATGTactatttattcaatttttttgaGTGTCATTTGCACGAGATGTTTAAAGCTATTAAAAAGATATGAAACAATATATTGCATATTTTCAGATTTGTCAATGATTTTGAAAGCATCAGTATTGTGTACCTACaattcattaatattttatgGTCATTTCATAGGTCCAGGAGGAGAGCCTGTAATGCTGTATCAACGTAGAGCACTTGGAAATATTACGGGATCAGTGACAAACAACTTAGTACGCCCTCCAGCTCAAGGTGCTCCAGTCGGTATTGTTGGAGGCCATGGTTATCCCAGGCcagctccccctcctcatcctgctGCAGCTACCCCACCCATGGCACCAACTACTTCACACTATCCTCGTCCTCATCTTGTTGGACACGATATCAACATAATGTGTAAGTTATTTTGTCTTGTTGTATTAAATGTGCTgtaaaaagtatgtgtgtgtacagtccaTTCTTGCAACTCAAAACAAATGAAATTTAAGGATGCCAGTGTAGGCAGCAAATAGTGAGACAAGAAGACAGTAACTAAAAGCTGGCTTATTCGATCACCTTGCTAACTCAGACCTCAGAATTAAgatcacagaaagagagagagagatatgtgagaATGAGACATGCCTGAAAAGTTATATTTCTCATCCGTTTCCAGATGAGTGATAACTCACTCAGGGGAGGGAAGTGCGGGGGATGGCCCCCACCGAAAAATGCTGGAATTCAAATCTTTCC
This genomic stretch from Penaeus vannamei isolate JL-2024 unplaced genomic scaffold, ASM4276789v1 unanchor545, whole genome shotgun sequence harbors:
- the LOC113824991 gene encoding PAX-interacting protein 1 (The sequence of the model RefSeq protein was modified relative to this genomic sequence to represent the inferred CDS: added 37 bases not found in genome assembly) is translated as MDEDLADYIHKLKVSDDLFKDIKFYATGKIPDEVLKLLTDGGAKQDAHITDFMTHLVTGEDPNENDVGVVKDIYEKPVVTQRWVILSVKCGKQLPVEGFNPENNQVFSGVVASISKLGKEDALAIWAMITFSGGQLKLHLDNSCTHLIIGKPEGAKYTTALEYEDNLSIVTPDWITESIAEGERLDETEYHPRLLRLPKSDLRHTPEPSTVRERKKKDTSHHQKNEELKKKEEPKKKEVEKKSLFDTLQFSDDEEESSKGNSLLDQLKTPQSWKQPSTKPTITTRASASTTFGSPIAHDKPRAPLTAPISITNPPQTVTTRSVTPQPSPAPRAIAQTTAAGLRQVATPPTTELTDPSESDASPSRPISAQGLRAGLQQTAASSGPSSSMGPAQTTNARSSAQLEAPSPANTTSMAQPTQGNVARATPPIPSRVTPPNTSRATPPNTARATPPNNALRVTPPNASRTTPPSTSRATPPNTSRETPPARTTPTPPMSSRATPPSTTHTPSPITSRATPPTTARATPPVISRGNPPVVGPAGPRVPAMPLTVTNPGVRAPGAVSQVAPGEIPIPNMPQQVHTVAIPGAVVRLPQGVTPRKLQMMTPTERHSFLQNLHQKQLQEQQSRGKPRAGKPPGPQYKQGVRYAAAGIHTPGTPATPGTQVSSWPGTGQGTPVVRPAMAGSGPGTIAVSYQSGQVQGQTPGAPQVVTAVTPGEGVRPGWPGPGQQQQYPGGQPQPGTRVVVGQTSWQQQQQQSGIRAQAPATPGQQPTSQTLLPQHVQQLQLQIQQLCQQFPHLTQQDASQLIPRIPAHYRQIQQLDNAQRSEYLAQLEPKEKQVVTYFFLRKQQQQLFHRHQILQQQQQQQQQQQQQQQQQQQQQQQQQQQKVGTPQQSPHNWQQQPQQPGQQPAPQAAVQSGQYPPMSPHGRPIPGRPMPQGYPGCQPGGVVSPGQGSPHMVAGGQLTPQQQLTPHVSPLASPHGHSPIHRGDGTLMGHPGAIQGSPVPQNLVNQQNLVNPKTKTALAIHLTNRGVISQGPQGPIEVPPHVVQKPGLPQEAVQGPGGEPVMLYQRRALGNITGSVTNNLVRPPAQGAPVGIVGGHGYPRPAPPPHPAAATPPMAPTTSHYPRPHLVGHDINIMLPRELCLVGCVFYIADYHGEVTVETLHAWKRVIQQHAGEVVPIYDSARVTHLLCKHQKSPVFMQAVRENKRCITIFWLNDVLLRGKMAPPWQAIHLPTPFGNDNKPCKDLIVSVSGFENEERTIIKLMLQLVGAKYTGYFSKHNSLLICKRLEGAKVAKAKEWKRPVVNGVWLSEVLLGQNTPPLVYHGTRYQHYLDDPLRIDPSLASHLFNAWKYHISVSKESVEKAKAMREMALRKRKTEADGDQENKRACLEPPPAPHLGATPSQTPTQPTTPSQLPSTPTGGPPQTSLPSISGFGGPLTIINKELPPEQHRPRILLSSIKNKEEIERKLLELGGYLAKTSIEATHLVMGIGTAQRTVKFMCAISCCKYILTLQWILDSHAEAKFLPEEKYIVEMPEYERVFQFSLKSTLIKPNRRHLFAGKTFYLTPSVVPGRTWLREIIECAGGTVESKRRTLKEIKER